The genomic stretch ATTTGTTTAAAGCTAACTCCATGAATTTATTAGGAGAGCCTGTTGCTATTGCCAACTTTAGTTTTCCTCTAAACTCACCGAGAATACTTAAGAGTCCTGGCATCGGCTTAATGTCATTCAACATTTTCTTTTCGACAGAATCATATCGTATTTTTAGTAGTCCTTCAATAGGCATATCCAAGCCTAGATCATCACAATATATTCTATATGAGTCCATAGGCTTTCTGCCCATCATTTTCCACAATGTTTCGTCACTTACTACTTTTCCAAAAGATTGTGCTATTTCTCTGTCCGTTTCATAGTATAAAGTCTCTGTATCAATCATCAGACCGTCCATATCAAAAATAATTGCCTTCATATTAGCCCCTTCTATTTGTATACTTTTTCCAAAGATACTGCGTTCTTTATATAATTAACATTTTATCAACCATATCGATTTTTTCAACTACTTCTTCCTTCCCATCTTCAAGTATTCTTATTATATACTTACCATTTGAATAAACAATATTACCTTCACTATCAACATCATAGCCCATTACACCCTTTTTAATGCAACTTAAACTACCACTTCTGTCCATTTTCAAAAGCTCCCATTCCTTTGGTGCAATACCTGGGTATTTTTCTCCTCTTGCGCTATTTTCTTTCATTATCTTTTCTGCATTAATAATATTACCATTTATAATAATTTGTTGCTGATCCAGCTCTTTTGATTTTGCAGGATTTGAGCCTCCTGTTACAAGTGGCTCTCCCGTATGTTTTATGGTAAAGAATTCAATCCACTTAAATATTGCCTTTAATATCTTGAAAGGTATAAAAATAATATCCTTTATCGAAATAGACTTACTAAATGGAGATTGATACGGGCGCTTAATAAAATATACATTATCCTTACCATCAACTTTTGGTTGAAAACAATCATGCCCGTCAAATGAAATTAACTCACATAATTCTCCGGTTTGAGTATTCAGCCGGTTTATAACCTTCGAACTAAAACCTATTACCATCCCCTGCCCATTTCTTCCAACCCCTGTCGAATCAAAGTAAATGATTTCAGGATTAGCTTTTCCCCATACTGGGTTATTATCAATAGAATCACCTTCTGTAATTACGCTGTATCTCGATGTTTTTATATCCAGTATTGCAATATTCCGCTCTGTTGGAGATTGTTGTACAGCAACTGCTACTTCACCTGTAGTACGGTTGTAATCAAGATTGTAAAACCCGGCTTTTGCATCATGAATAACATGGTGCTCCATTTCTTTGTCATCATTAAGGTATTTAATAAATATACCCGAATTATTTTCTACTTCCACCGAGTAAATAATCTTATCGTCACTTTCAAGTGTTCCAATACCATTTACTATTGCCTGCTCAACTGCATTTACATTTACAGGAGAATGTCCTGCTCCTAAAAACATTGCATTAATTCCCTGGGTTTTCCATTCGTATTTTTTGCTAATTTCATCAATATTTTTTTTATAGTTTTTTAGATACTGACTATTTAAGTATGAAAGCTTTGAATCATTATAATATAGAATCTGGTTTTTCGATGCAATAACAATTCTTTCACTCACTTAATAAACCCCCATATTTAAAATTTTTATTTACCTTTTAAGTATTTAGCCATTACCTTTTGTGCTATAGGTGCTGCAGCTGATCCTCCTGATGAACCGCTATATTCAAGTATAACAGCAACTACT from Acetivibrio cellulolyticus CD2 encodes the following:
- a CDS encoding HAD family hydrolase; protein product: MKAIIFDMDGLMIDTETLYYETDREIAQSFGKVVSDETLWKMMGRKPMDSYRIYCDDLGLDMPIEGLLKIRYDSVEKKMLNDIKPMPGLLSILGEFRGKLKLAIATGSPNKFMELALNKLSLNQYFDVTQPSDEIKNGKPHPEIYLKVIEKLNLNPEDCIVIEDSSNGARAGKSAGCYTIAVPSEYTYMQDFSFVNYVASDLDKAKEHIKGLLSST
- a CDS encoding TolB-like translocation protein, giving the protein MSERIVIASKNQILYYNDSKLSYLNSQYLKNYKKNIDEISKKYEWKTQGINAMFLGAGHSPVNVNAVEQAIVNGIGTLESDDKIIYSVEVENNSGIFIKYLNDDKEMEHHVIHDAKAGFYNLDYNRTTGEVAVAVQQSPTERNIAILDIKTSRYSVITEGDSIDNNPVWGKANPEIIYFDSTGVGRNGQGMVIGFSSKVINRLNTQTGELCELISFDGHDCFQPKVDGKDNVYFIKRPYQSPFSKSISIKDIIFIPFKILKAIFKWIEFFTIKHTGEPLVTGGSNPAKSKELDQQQIIINGNIINAEKIMKENSARGEKYPGIAPKEWELLKMDRSGSLSCIKKGVMGYDVDSEGNIVYSNGKYIIRILEDGKEEVVEKIDMVDKMLII